From the Mangifera indica cultivar Alphonso chromosome 10, CATAS_Mindica_2.1, whole genome shotgun sequence genome, one window contains:
- the LOC123226961 gene encoding triosephosphate isomerase, cytosolic-like, with protein sequence MGRKFFVGGNWKCNGTTEEVKKIVNVLNEGQVPSQDVVEVVISPPFVFLPLVKSLLRPDFHVVAQNCWVKKGGAFTGEVSAEMLVNLSIPWVILGHSERRLILNESDEFVGDKVKYALSQGIKVIACVGETLEQREAGSTMEVVAAQTKAIAERVSDWSNIVLAYEPVWAIGTGKVATPAQAQEVHSEMRKWLHTNTSPEVAATTRIIYGGSVNGANCKELATQPDVDGFLVGGASLKPEFIDIIKSAEVKKSA encoded by the exons ATGGGCAGGAAATTCTTCGTAGGCGGTAACTGGAAATGC AATGGAACCACTGAAGAGGTGAAGAAGATAGTAAATGTACTCAACGAAGGTCAAGTTCCATCTCAAGATGTTGTTG AGGTTGTGATTAGCCCACCCTTTGTGTTTCTTCCACTGGTGAAGAGTTTGTTGAGGCCTGATTTTCATGTTGTGGCCCAAAACTGTTGGGTTAAGAAGGGAGGTGCTTTCACCGGTGAGGTTAG TGCGGAGATGCTTGTCAATTTGAGTATTCCTTGGGTTATCCTTGGTCATTCTGAAAGGAGACTTATCTTAAATGAATCAGACGAG TTTGTAGGGGATAAAGTTAAGTATGCGCTTTCTCAAGGCATAAAAGTGATTGCATGTGTTGGTGAGACTCTTGAGCAACGTGAGGCAGGATCTACTATGGAGGTTGTGGCTGCACAAACCAAAGCAATTGCAG AACGAGTCTCAGATTGGTCAAATATTGTTTTGGCCTACGAGCCTGTGTGGGCTATTGGAACTGGAAAAGTTGCTACTCCAGCTCAAGCTCAGGAA GTTCATTCTGAAATGAGGAAATGGCTCCATACAAACACCAGTCCTGAGGTAGCCGCAACAACCCGGATAATCTATGGAG GATCTGTAAATGGTGCAAACTGCAAGGAATTGGCAACTCAGCCTGATGTTGATGGATTTTTGGTGGGTGGAGCTTCTCTGAAG CCGGAGTTCATTGACATTATCAAGTCTGCGGAGGTGAAGAAAAGTGCCTGA